The following are encoded in a window of Astyanax mexicanus isolate ESR-SI-001 chromosome 6, AstMex3_surface, whole genome shotgun sequence genomic DNA:
- the dbpb gene encoding D site albumin promoter binding protein b, with protein sequence MAGPLSQLLPPDLPPAGASPQCGSSNQPGGSLSGGQINSVANLKSLLQLPMKGDQRFRDCCEIKDKDRLDVDEDSMGRCIGRGRGAGGLASDGAGSSSTSGFSNGTNGFLGGSLWERTLPCDGGLFQLQYMDLEEFLTENGMGSINGGSNAAQVPSQSSQCMPTSPLPCSSSSSSSSSSSSSASASSSPTLLGLDMMRNGDCLHGTPQGSLDTSPSPSSSSCPPLTAPPATNGNDMVVTFDPDPADVALSSIPGQEAFDPRRHRFSDEELKPQPMIKKARKMLVPDNMKDDKYWSRRSKNNEAAKRSRDARRLKENQISVRAAFLERENASLRQEVADIRKELGRCRNILSKYESRLVDQ encoded by the exons ATGGCCGGGCCACTCTCTCAGCTCCTGCCCCCTGACCTGCCCCCTGCTGGAGCCAGCCCGCAGTGCGGCAGCTCCAACCAGCCAGGAGGCTCCCTGAGCGGCGGACAAATAAACTCTGTGGCTAACCTCAAATCCCTCCTGCAGCTGCCAATGAAGGGGGACCAGCGCTTCAGAGACTGCTGTGAAATAAAGG atAAGGACAGGTTAGATGTAGACGAGGACTCTATGGGTCGGTGTATCGGACGCGGACGGGGTGCTGGTGGTCTCGCCTCGGACGGTGCAGGCAGCTCCAGCACTTCTGGTTTCTCCAACGGCACAAACGGCTTCCTGGGCGGGTCGCTATGGGAGCGGACGCTGCCGTGCGACGGCGGCCTGTTTCAGCTGCAGTACATGGACCTGGAGGAGTTCCTGACGGAGAACGGCATGGGCAGCATTAACGGCGGCTCCAACGCCGCACAGGTTCCCTCACAAAGCTCCCAGTGCATGCCCACCTCCCCACTGCCCTGTTCTTCGTCTTcatcgtcgtcatcatcatcgtCGTCGTCAGCCTCCGCCTCTTCCTCGCCCACGCTGCTCGGCCTGGACATGATGAGGAATGGTGACTGCCTGCACG GCACTCCTCAGGGCAGCCTAGACACCTCCCCCTCACCCTCCTCTAGCTCCTGCCCCCCACTCACAGCCCCGCCCGCAACCAACGGCAATGACATGGTGGTCACCTTCGATCCCGACCCTGCGGACGTGGCGCTGTCGAGTATTCCGGGACAGGAGGCGTTCGACCCGCGGCGGCATCGCTTCAGCGATGAGGAGCTTAAGCCCCAGCCCATGATCAAAAAGGCCCGCAAGATGCTCGTCCCCGACAACATGAAG GACGATAAATACTGGAGTCGACGCTCAAAGAACAATGAGGCGGCGAAGCGTTCGCGAGACGCCCGGCGGCTGAAGGAGAACCAGATCTCGGTGCGGGCTGCCTTCCTTGAGCGAGAGAATGCCTCCTTAAGGCAGGAGGTGGCCGACATACGCAAGGAACTTGGCCGCTGCCGCAACATCCTCAGCAAATACGAGAGCCGGCTGGTGGaccagtga